From the genome of Eucalyptus grandis isolate ANBG69807.140 chromosome 2, ASM1654582v1, whole genome shotgun sequence, one region includes:
- the LOC104419840 gene encoding cysteine-rich receptor-like protein kinase 42 has translation MKSNGASPSIALPLLALSSFFFSLAVSDPRITEAGRICENFTGIVAGNVVSNGIAAMSEVSDSIAAQGWGKYSLASPPPAMYVLTQCHGDLTETECLLCFTESWTRITRCLPSFGRLYLDGCFLRYGSYDFYNETVDPTRDMLKCSSNLTAPAERVAELSDRVDRVLRNVSASAVRNKGFAVAGEDGVGGVAGVYALAQCWSTLDAGSCRFCLENATSMARSCAPGEEARAMNAGCFLRYSTTKFYDVPDSGGSSRVHITIAITSSATAATSLVLIGAYIGYKKYSKKKQMQNNLMQLRASKSKFSLYFKYKTLEKATNFFDDSRKLGQGGGGSVYKGILPDGKVVAVKRLVFNTCQWADDFFNEVNLISGIRHKNLMRILGCSIEGPESLLVYEYLPKRSLDLVLFVNDATPILTWEERMHIIIGTAEGLAYLHGGCGVKIIHRDIKTSNILLDKNLTAKISDFGLARCIALDKSHLSTGIAGTLGYMAPEYLMRGHLTEKADVYAFGVLVLEILSGRKNSVYTRGSSSVLQLVWKHYKSNNLAACIDSALQGKFPMLEVSKVLQISLLCTQAYMELRPPMSGVVEMLHDKNCVLPQPSQPPFVNASLMFDTSSSGSST, from the exons ATGAAGTCCAACGGAGCGAGCCCATCAATCGCCCTTCCTCTGCTCGCGCTCTCctcgttcttcttctctctggcCGTCTCCGATCCTCGAATCACCGAAGCGGGCCGCATCTGCGAGAACTTTACTGGGATTGTCGCTGGAAACGTTGTCTCCAACGGCATCGCCGCCATGAGCGAGGTCTCTGACAGCATCGCCGCCCAGGGCTGGGGCAAGTACTCCCTCGCCTCGCCGCCGCCAGCAATGTACGTCCTCACCCAGTGCCATGGGGACTTGACTGAGACCGAGTGCCTCCTCTGCTTTACCGAGAGCTGGACCCGGATCACCCGCTGCCTCCCCAGCTTTGGTCGGCTCTACCTTGACGGCTGCTTCCTCCGTTACGGCAGTTACGACTTCTACAACGAGACCGTCGATCCAACGCGCGACATGCTCAAGTGTAGCTCCAATTTGACAGCCCCGGCAGAGAGAGTGGCCGAGCTCTCGGATAGGGTGGACCGGGTCCTGAGGAATGTCTCGGCCAGTGCAGTGCGGAACAAGGGCTTCGCGGTGGCTGGGGAGGACGGAGTTGGAGGAGTCGCCGGGGTATATGCTTTGGCACAGTGTTGGAGCACGCTTGATGCCGGCAGTTGCAGATTCTGTTTGGAGAATGCAACTTCGATGGCGAGAAGCTGCGCACCTGGAGAAGAAGCGCGGGCCATGAACGCGGGATGCTTCCTCCGTTACTCGACCACAAAGTTCTACGACGTCCCTGATAGCGGAG GTTCATCTAGGGTCCACATCACCATAGCAATAACCTCATCGGCTACTGCAGCGACTTCACTTGTTCTCATTGGTGCATACATTGGATACAAAAAGTACTCcaagaagaaacaaa TGCAAAATAACCTCATGCAATTACGAGCGAGCAAGAGCAAGTTTAGCTTATATTTCAAGTACAAGACACTGGAGAAGGCCACCAACTTCTTTGATGACTCGAGGAAGTTGGGCCAAGGGGGCGGTGGTTCCGTGTACAAGGGGATTTTACCTGACGGGAAGGTCGTCGCGGTTAAGCGGTTGGTGTTCAACACATGCCAATGGGCGGATGACTTCTTCAATGAGGTGAACCTAATCAGTGGGATCCGACACAAGAACCTCATGAGGATTTTGGGATGCAGCATCGAAGGCCCAGAGAGCCTCCTCGTCTACGAATATCTTCCTAAAAGAAGTCTTGATCTAGTTCTTTTTG TCAACGATGCGACCCCCATCCTAACTTGGGAGGAGAGGATGCACATCATCATAGGAACAGCTGAGGGCCTCGCATATCTTCATGGAGGTTGTGGAGTGAAAATCATCCATCGGGACATAAAAACCAGCAACATCCTCCTTGACAAAAATCTCACAGCGAAAATCTCAGATTTCGGGCTTGCCCGATGCATTGCTCTAGATAAGTCTCATCTTAGCACAGGAATTGCTGGCACACT TGGTTACATGGCGCCTGAATATTTAATGAGGGGACATCTAACGGAGAAAGCCGATGTTTATGCTTTTGGGGTGCTGGTTCTTGAAATCTTGAGTGGTAGGAAGAATAGTGTATACACACGGGGGTCAAGCTCGGTACTACAATTG GTATGGAAGCATTACAAGTCAAATAATTTAGCCGCGTGCATTGATTCGGCCTTACAAGGTAAATTCCCCATGCTGGAGGTGTCGAAAGTGCTCCAAATCAGCCTTTTGTGCACTCAAGCCTACATGGAATTGCGACCGCCCATGTCTGGAGTCGTCGAGATGCTCCATGACAAAAATTGTGTACTCCCCCAACCGAGCCAACCCCCGTTCGTCAATGCTAGCTTGATGTTTGACACATCCAGCAGCGGAAGCTCTACATGA